In one Brassica oleracea var. oleracea cultivar TO1000 chromosome C9, BOL, whole genome shotgun sequence genomic region, the following are encoded:
- the LOC106317468 gene encoding probable non-inhibitory serpin-Z5, with amino-acid sequence MSSNMKIQKLSTSSEAADMCVSEIIASPSLSKKELQKEMKKQNDADLALTGKVIASKARNSNFVFSPASLNSVLTIEAASASSATEERKAVFNETATVAFADGKANGGPKITAINGVWVEQSLPVDHSYKNLLVNVFKATFTQVDFRSKAEQVRTELNKWVSDQTNGLIKDLLPHGSVDNKTDKVYGNALYFKGAWEDKFSKSKTKDRDFHLLNGTSVSVPFMSSGHDRQYVQRCGGFKVLVLPFRQGLDINRSFSMYFYLPDKKDGLDNLVKKMTSTPGFVDNHNPTCRVKLGDLAIPKFKISFGFEASRAFEGSLVSKALYHKACVEIDEEGAEAAAATMFAVPRSYTKASVDFVADHPFLFLIRENTTGTVLFAGQIFDPSQSS; translated from the exons ATGAGTTCGAATATGAAGATACAAAAACTTAGTACATCCTCAGAAGCAGCAGATATGTGTGTTTCAGAGATAATCGCAAGTCCCTCTCTGTCAAAGAAGGAGCTGCAAAAAGAAATGAAGAAGCAAAACGACGCTGACTTGGCCCTTACTGGTAAAGTGATTGCTTCCAAAGCAAGAAACTCTAATTTCGTCTTCTCTCCGGCATCACTCAACAGCGTCCTAACCATTGAGGCTGCCAGTGCCAGCTCTGCTACTGAAGAACGGAAGGCCGTCTTCAACGAGACTGCTACCGTCGCTTTTGCTGATGGAAAGGCGAATGGTGGCCCTAAGATCACGGCAATCAACGGTGTTTGGGTCGAGCAATCACTCCCGGTTGATCATTCGTATAAAAATCTTTTGGTGAATGTCTTCAAGGCTACTTTCACTCAAGTTGACTTCAGGTCCAAG GCTGAACAAGTGCGTACAGAGCTGAATAAATGGGTTTCAGATCAGACCAATGGTCTCATCAAGGATCTTCTTCCTCATGGATCCGTTGATAACAAAACGGATAAGGTTTATGGAAACGCATTGTACTTCAAGGGAGCTTGGGAAGACAAATTCAGCAAGTCAAAGACGAAAGACAGAGACTTTCACCTTCTCAATGGAACCTCAGTCTCTGTGCCGTTCATGAGCAGTGGTCATGATCGCCAATACGTTCAGAGATGTGGTGGTTTCAAGGTCCTTGTGCTCCCATTTCGACAAGGCCTTGATATCAACCGCAGTTTCTCAATGTATTTCTATCTTCCCGACAAGAAAGATGGTTTGGATAATCTTGTTAAGAAAATGACATCAACCCCTGGTTTTGTGGATAATCACAATCCGACATGTCGAGTTAAACTTGGCGATCTCGCTATTCCAAAGTTTAAGATCTCTTTTGGGTTTGAGGCTTCAAGGGCTTTCGAGGGAAGTCTGGTTTCAAAGGCTTTGTATCATAAAGCTTGTGTCGAGATCGATGAAGAAGGCGCTGAAGCTGCTGCTGCTACTATGTTTGCTGTGCCAAGAAGCTATACTAAAGCTAGCGTTGATTTCGTGGCTGATCATCCCTTTCTTTTCTTGATTAGAGAGAACACAACGGGAACCGTTTTGTTTGCTGGTCAAATCTTCGATCCTTCCCAATCTTCTTAA